The DNA window CGGTGATGGAGGCGCCGGACGCCTCGGAGGTAGCGGGGCAGCACGTCTCCGAGCGCCTCGATGGGATACGCCACATCGAATCCATGGTGGACGACAGCACCGTCGACCCCCGCACGCTCCCCGTCCCAGATCTCTCGAGCGGGATCGCGAGGACGCACGAACAGGATCGCTTCATGCTCCTCGTGCTTGGTCGTCAAAAGCAAAACCGACTCGGGTTCGGTGAACCCGCTCAGATAGTAGAAGTCCGAGTCCTGTCGGTAGGCATGCTCGACATCATCATTGCGGAGCGCGACGGGCATCGAGAAGAGCAGCAGGGCGCCATCGAGTTGAGCGAGTACGCGCCTGCGGCGTTCACGAAACGCTTCCATGCTCTGCACGGTAGTCCATCCGTCCAGGCCTGGGGAAAGCGTCCAGCAGGCGCGTCATCCTCGCCTTGTGCATTGCTCTCCGATGGAAAAGGTTGCCGCGTGATGCACGCTGCATGAGACAGGGACCACCGACGACGCATGGATTCCGGGAAGCGACAGACACGAAGAATGACGCCTGACAACGAGGCGACGGCACGCCGACCCGGGCGACCATCCTCAGGCCGCCTTCCTGGAAAGACGAAAGGAATCAACGCGCTCTCCCGCGCACAGGGGGTGGGCATCTGCCTGGTCCTCTTGCTGCCGAGTGCCGTCGCCTGTGAAGAACGCCACCGCCCTTGGGAGGGCCAGGAAGGCCCACCCACCGTATTGAATGCTCCCTCAGGAGCACCGCGACCGCCGCTTTCCCCGCCGGGCGCGTCCGCCTCTGGCGCCGTTACCGACGCAACGGCCAGAGATCCCGCAGAACCTTCGCCGCAAGGAGGTGGCTCCGAGGGCGAAGCGCTCTCGGAGAGCCTGGAAGCTGCCGGGGGGAGCCCTGGTGGCGCGACGGCCCCGAGCGAACGGTTCACTCCCCCCGTGCGGGTCGGAGGCCCCTGGGTGCGCTGCTACGGCAACTTCCGGCTCTCGGGCGAGCCGCTCCACGACGTGACCCGCCTGGCGATGATGTGTGGTCCGTCGAACGGAATGCGCCGTCTTTCGATGGAAGCGGTCACGGGGGTGGTGGGCCAAGGCCGCTCCGAGGTGAGCGCCCCGCTCTCGTTGCACCGAGGATCCTGCTACCGCGTGTTCGCAGTCGCCGATCGAGGTATCGGCGACCTGGATGTCGTGATCCGCAGCAGCCGTGGCGTTGCGATCGCCACCGACGCCGGGGAAGACGCCTGGCCGATCGTGCAGCCTGACCGGCCTTTCTGCGCCCTGGACGACGACGAGGCGACCCTGGAATTCTCGGCGCGCAAGGGGACTGGCCGCTTCGCGGCCGAGGTCTGGGCCCTGGAGAGCGGTTCCGCCCGGTAGTGGCGCAGCCGGGGACCGTTGACATGGGTCAATCGGCCCGGTAGGGGTCGCGCACGATGGCCGACGAAGCCGACCCGCTGCGCGACGACGACAAGCCGGAAGGCGAAGTCGAGAAGAAGCGCTTGTTCGAGCGGGCTCTGGAGCGTGCGGTCCCGGAGATCATCAAGCGCGCCGTGGAGCGCGCCGTCGAGTCGGGGATCGACCGGCTCAGTGAGGGTCCGGAGAACCTGCGTCAGCTCGTGGGCGACATGAAGCTCCCCAAGGAGCTGCTCCACTATCTTTATACCCAGATCGACGAGACCAAGGTCGGTGTGTACCGGGTGGTCGCGAAGGAGATCCGGGATGTCCTCGAACAGACCAACCTGGCAGATGAGATCGCCAAGGTACTCACGAAGCTTTCTTTCGAGATCAAGACGGAGATCCGCTTCATTCCCAACGAAGCGGCCATCCGGAAGGAGGATGCGTCCGGGGAGGAGCCGCCGAAGAGCAGTGGCCTCCCGAAGCCCGAGGTGAGCTCTCAGGTGACCGTCAAGGATCGCAGCAAGGAGGCCGGCCGGGAGCGGCGGCGCGAGGAGAAGTGAGCACGAAGAAGCCCAAGACTGGCGGAGAGATCGATTCCTGGTGCACGAAGTGCAAGCTCGATCTCACTCACCGGATCATCGCCATGGTCGGGGACGATGTGAAGAAGGTGGAGTGCAAGACCTGCGGGTCGCACCACCTGTATCGGCCACCGAAGAGCGAGCGCGAGCGCGCCAAGGCACAGAAGGCCGTCGCGCGTGAAGCGCGCGAGTCTGCCCGAAGCTCGGGCACGAGCTCGAAGAGTTCGCGATCGTCGGAGCGCGCCAGCGCAAAGGCGGAGCGCGATCTCACGGCCATCTGGGAGAAGGCCATCGCGGGACAGCCCGCGGCGGCGTTCAAGCCCTACCGCATCACCCTGATCCTGGCGGAGGGTGAGCTCGTGCGGCACAGCAAGTTCGGCGACGGTGTGGTCGCGCGGGTCCTCGATCCGACCAAGGTCGAGATCCTGTTCAACGACGGCATCAAGGTGATGGCGCAGGGACAGCAACTGAGCTGATTCACGACAGGACGACGAAGCGCGCGCTCCATTCTTCGGAAAGAGCGCGCGCTTCGTTTTGTCCGGCCAGCTTCGTGCCGGGTAGAGAACCTCGTCGAGCGGGGCGCTCGATCGCGCCCGATGTCATGGACGCCGGCGGACACACTGTCTGGAACATCCACGGTCGAGTCGGATCACGCTCGAAGGGCTGGGCTGCGAGCCCGGGAAGTTGGGCACCCGCAGACGATCGAGTACGCTCCTCGTGTGGGGACCCCCATCACCGACTCCGGACCTCCGTTGCGCCAGCTTGCAACACCCGCCACCGACGAAGCGAGTTCCCCTTGGGCCGCCTCGACCCCCCCGAAGGCCGCTCACGCCCCCGGCTCAGGTCGCCGTGCCCGCTGGCTTCGCCGGCTGGGCATCGTGGGAGGGGTCGGCATCGTCGTGACGGGAGGCCTCTGGTACGCCATCCACCAGGTCCCCGGCTTCGCGCCAGCGGTCGTCGACGGAGTTCGTGCGGTAGTAGGGCCCGAGCCGATCGCCTGGATCGAGGACGTCGCTTACGGCATGGCGGATCGCGTCAATCAGCTCCGCTACGGGACCACGCCGCCAAAGACGTTCTGGGAAGAACCCGCACTCCCCACAGAGGAGACGGAGGAGGATGCCATCCTCCCCGCAAGCGTGACGGTCCCCGTCGCGGCCAGTGAGCGGGCAGCGCCACTGCCGTTCACGCCGCCCTACAAGAAGGTCGCCACCGCTGCCGATGGGACCTGGATCCCCATCGCGCACGCCGACGATCGAGGCGGCGATCCGATTCTCTGGAAGAGCGTCGTGCATCCCGATCCACGGCGCGGCTTCGCCGCTGTAGCGGTCGTGGCGATCGATCTCAGGGCCGCCGAGATTCGGCTCGTGGCAGGGACCCAGGAGCCGGTGGCGGTCCACAAGCTCCCTGACGAACTCCGCCCTGGCGTCGTTCCCCAGGAGCGCACCGATGACCTGCTCGCGGCCTTCAACGGTGGCTTCAAGGCCATGCACGGCAACTACGGGATGATGCTCGACGGCGTGAAGTTCCTGCCGCCGCGCAAGCGCGCCTGCACCATCGCATTCCACCGCGAAGGTGGCGTGCGGATCCGCACCTGGTCAGCGCTGAAGGCCGATGCCCCCAGCTTCACCAGCTACCGACAGACGCCCCCCTGTCTTGTCGAGCAGGGAAATTTGAACGCAGGGCTCTCGGAGTCGAACCGCAACTGGGGCTCTACCGTGAGTGGAGAAACGATCATCCGGCGCTCGGCGCTCGGGATCGACGAGACCGGTCGCTTCATGTTCTACGGCCTCGGCGAAGCCGTTTCCTCCGAGACGATGGGGCGCGCCATGAAGACCGCGGGCGCCCACGACGCTGCGCAGCTCGACGTGAACCACGCATACCCTCGCTTCCTGCTGTACACCCACGGTGTGGCGGGAGAGCCACCCATCGCCGAGTCGTCCCTCATCCCGGACGTGAACTTCAAGGCGACGGAGTACGTCACGGATCCGTCGCCTCGCGACTTCTTCTACGTCGCACGCCGAAAGACCGCATCCTGATGCGCTGAGCGGGCGCCCACCAGCGCCCGGAAGTTCCTCGGAGCCCGCCCGCATGCGTGACGACGCCCGCATGCGTGACGACAGCAGAAGAACAGCTTCCCCCCCCGAGGATGCCTCTAATCAGGAGATCCGATCGACGACGCTCGTCTTGAGCTCGATCGCCCAGCAGGGCGCCCCTTTCTGGGGTTCGTCTCCAGGAGCGCTCACCGAAAGCTCCACCCGGGTCGGCCCGACCGCGCGCAGGTAGAGCCGCTGCCCAATCGCAGACGGGCCCAGCGAGCACGCAGCCCGCGACACGCGCGGATCGTCGGCCGCGACCTCGCCATCGTCCTCGGCAGCAAGGAACAGGATGTCCACGTCGGGCTTCGTGCAGTTCCCGAGATCGCGCCACTCGTCGTAGTCGCTCTGCGGATCGAGCACGTCGTAGAGCTGCCCATGGCGAGCACGGCCGACGCGGTAGCGGAAGTTCTCTCGCTTCTCGGCGCGCAGCATCGCGCCGAGTCGATCGAACTTCAGCGTGAGCACGCCGAGCGCAGTGCTCGTCTTCGCCGTGGGAGCGGTGACGTTCACCTTGTCGGGTTCCTTGAACTTGTGGATGTGGACGCCCTGCGGAAGCGTCTCCTCCAGCAGCTCGAGGAAGAGCGGGTGCATCCCGAGCCGACCGCCGATGAACACCCGCAGCCCCTGGTAGGGCTCGGGTTCCCGTCCGATCTTGGTGATCCCGGCCGCCAGAGCCTCCTTGATGTGCTGGATGCCCTGAAGGAACCAGTCTTCCAGCGCGGCGCCCAGGCTCCCGCGATCGACCGGCAATGTCATCTCCACCAGCTCACCGCTGGCGCTCATGAGGTGGACGGTCTCGGCGAGTTTCGCCTTCATGCTCTGCTCGAGCAGCGGCCTCAGGTAATCCTTGAGGAAGACGACGTTCGCGCGCGCCTCGGGCGACGGTGCCAGCAAGTCCTCTGGAATGTCGTTCTCCGGCTCGTCCAGAGGCCGCTCGAACACGATGCGCGCCTCCTGCATCCGCGGCGTCGCAGCGTACACGCGGTAGGCAAGCCGATGGAGAAGCCGCTCCCCGCCGAGCCACGAGATGGCCGAGGGATCCAGGTACTCGATGACCCGATCATGCCCGTCGGCCCGCTCGTCCACCTTCCCCGCCCGCAGGTTACCGAGAAGCACACCGGTCTCACTGGCTCCTGCGTCGATGGCGCAGAACGCCACCGGCCCGTCTTTCGGCTGGATGCCGAACACCCGGAAGGCGTGGGCAGCGAACGCCAGCGCTGACGGGCCGGCATCAGCGACCAGGAAGTCCTTGAGATCGTGGTACTCGCAGAGCCCCGCCGGCAGGCTCCGGTAGAGACCGCGACGGAAGGCCACCAGCACGCTGGTACGCCGCTCGGCCGACCAGCCTGTGGGCATGGTGATCGCGTAGCGCGTGTGCAGCCCCCGCGTCCGGTGGTTGACGTTCAGCCCGATGTAATAAGCGTAGAGTTCCAGCGGATCGAACGGGTCATGCGCGCCGATGCCATCCTCATCGATGATGGGCGGCGCCGGCTTCCGGAGGTTCTCGACGGTCTCGGGATCGCTGCTGCCTCGCAGCCGGAACGACTCCTTCCGCTCCACGCGCTCTCGCAGCAGAGGCAAGGCCGTGATCGTCGACACCGCCCGCGATGCCTGCTCCGGGCTCTTCCGGGAGCGCGCCGCCTTCGCAGCGTGCCCCACCACCACGTCACTCCACCGGGTGAGCGGCTGGATCACACGCTCCCGCCAGGCCTTCGTGACACGGCTCAGCGTCTCGAAGCTCACCTCGCTCGGGTTCTCGTTGTCCGCAGCCACCTCGAGCGGCCGCACCGCACCGATCCGAACGAGCTCGGTCTGGCTGCGCTCTCCGCGCAGTGCGACCACGGTCGAGGCCGCGCCGATGTCGATGGCGACCCACTCTCGCAGCACGTCGAGCCGCGGATCCCGGCGCTTCACTTCCGGCGGGACGGGATCCTTGTCGACCTTCCCCGCACGCTTCAGCAGCCCGACCACCTTGCCCTGCCGCAGGATGGCGATCGCGGTCGTGCCCACATAGCGGCTCCCGGTCCAGAACCCTTGCGCCACATCGGTCAGCACCGATCCCTTGACAGGATCGAGCTTCGCCACCAGCGACGGAAAGAAATCGGCGAGCAGATCGGGACCTGGAACCGCGTCGTACCGCTCGATCTTGATGGGGGGCGAGTAGTAGTCCTGAAGCCCGTTGCCGTAGATCCTCGGGCTCACCTGGATGAGCTTCAGGTACGGCACCGGACACGACTGCTCGTCGAGCCTGTACTCCTGGTAGCGACCGCTCGGAGCGACGGTGTTCTCCATCTCCGGCGCGACGCGCGGCACGCTCGCGCTCATCTCGGTGCCGAAGTACATGAACTTCGTCCCCGCTCCGCCAGTGAAGGCGGCGATGCGCACCTCGTTGAAGCTCGCCTGCCCCACGATGAGAGGAGGGAGCGCGATGAGGTAGTCGAGCACCAGCGTCGTGGTCCACGGTTGGTCGAAAAGGCGCGACTCCCAGCGCATCACCAGGGTCGGGTACCCGCGACCTTCGAGCGACGCGATCCGCTCCGCCTCGCGGACCAGGGCTTCATCGATTGACAGCTCGTAGAGCGTCATAACGGGGCCGACGTTATCACGAAGCATCTCGAATCCACTCGGAGCTGGACACAAAAAGGCGTGAGCGCCCAGCCCCGTCACTGCGTGGTCCCCCACGTGCCCACATCGCGCCCAGATGGTCGCTCGACTCGTCCAAGGCCATAGGCCGGCCTCCGGGGAGCATGGTAGGCTCGCAGCGTGCTTGGTCTATCGTTCTCAGGACGGCGTTCGTGAGCCTCGCACCCGGCGAGATCGTCGACGGAAAGTACCGCATCGTCCGCCTCCTCGGTCAGGGGGGCATGGGTGAGGTCTACGAGGGCGAGAACACCCGGATCCGGCGACGGGTGGCGATCAAGGTCCTCCACGCCACCATCTCCGCACAGGACGAGTCGGTGACGCGCTTCGAGCGCGAGGCGCAGGCCGCGGCCCGCATCGGCTCGGATCACATCTGCGAGGTGCTCGACCTCGGCGCGCTGGCCGACGGCACGCGCTACATGGTGATGGAGTACCTCGACGGCGAGACACTCGGCGCGCGGATCAAGAACTCGGGGCGTCTCCCGCCAGACCGGCTCATCCCGATCATGGCGCAAGTGCTCGACGGCCTCGGAGCAGCCCACGCCGCGGGCATCGTCCACCGCGACCTCAAGCCCGACAACATCTTCATCCTCCAGCGAAAAGCGGGCCTCTCCGACTTCGTCAAGATCCTCGACTTCGGCGTCTCGAAGTTCTCACAGCTCGGCGGCGACGAGATGAACGTCACCCGCGTCGGGGCCGTGGTCGGCACGCCTTACTACATGTCACCAGAGCAGGCCCGCGGCCTCTCCGTCGACCACCGGAGTGACGTCTACGCCCTCGGCGTGCTGCTCTACCAGGCGGCGACGGGCCAGGTCCCCTTCCAGGCCGCCACCTTCAACGAGCTGCTCTTCAAGATCGCGCTCGAACCAGCCCCCCCGCCGCAACATTTCGTCCCCGATCTCGATCCCGACTTCGCGGCGATCATCCAGCGCGCGATGGCACGCGAAGGCTCGTACCGCTACCAGTCCTGCGCCGAGATGAAGGACGCCCTCGTGGCCTGGGCAGCCTCGCGTCCGCACCTCGCCACAGCGGGTCCCTTGCTCCAGGCCGCCGTGGCGCAGCGCCCGCAGACGCAAGCACATCCGGTCATGCCAGCGCCAGGTAACATCAGCGCGCCCGGCTTCACGCCAGCCCCTGGCCACCTCAACGCGCCGACGTTCACGCCTGCGCCGGGCCATCTCAGCGCGCCGACGTTCACGCCCGCCCCTGGCAACATCAGCGCCCCCAACATCACGCCTGCCCCTGGCAACATCAGCGCCCCCGGCTTCACGCCTGCCCCAGGCCATCTCCACGCGCCAGGCTTCACGCCTGCCCCCGGCCATCTCAACGCCCCGAACCTCGGAGGCCCCCCGACTGGCGGCTCCCTCCCGCCCGGAGGCGGTGCGTGGGGCAACGCCTCGGCGCCCATCGGCGTACCCGCCCCTCATACAGCGAGCACCTGGGGCGACACCTCCAGCGCCACCACGCAGAAGAAGCCCTCCAAGGGAACGACGTTCGCGCTCCTCGGCGTCGGCGGGGTGGTGCTGCTCGGCGGCGTCTTGGCCGTCCTTTTCACATCGAAACCGACGGATCCTGGACGCTCTCCGGCAACGACCCCGAGCGTGGCGGAGAGCGCCCCGATCGCCTCGGCAGGCACTCCGCCGTCCCCTGAGCCTCCCCCCACAGCCGCTCCCATCGAGACCGCTTCGGCCCCGAGCACGGCGACCCCCGCCGAGACGGTCGCGGCCATCGACACGGCGGCTCCCGCAGCCACCCAGCAGACGTCTCCCCCCACAGGGACATGGCCGCCAGCCGTCCGGACTCCCCCCAGCAACACGTCCCGCCCCCAGACACCTCCGGTCACCAGCACCAAACCGAGAACGGGGAACGCAGCGGACCCGGGCTACTGAGCGACGTCTCAGAATGCGCCCTGGAGCCCGAACTCCCGGGGCGTCACGTACGGCACCACCCAGCCCTGCTGAGGAGCGCTCGGCTTCCGCGTCAAACCGAGCACTGTCATCGCCACCCCACCGGCGAGGAGAGCGCCGCCTCCGACGAGCCCGATCACCCCGATCGTCTTCTGCGATGCAGCGTCCGCATCACGCTGCGTGATCTCGCCTTGCTGAGACGATGTGCAGCCGGCCACGCTGCACGCGGCGAACAGATCATCGGCCTCTCCCTGGGTCCCGCCACCGATCACGGTGAAGGCGATCCCGACGCCCAGCCCGGCCAGACCCAGTCCACCGACCCCGAGCCCGATCCACGTCAGCGCGCTCCCGCCCCCCTTGCTCCCTCCATCCTGAGGAGAGGAGGACGTCGCTGGCTGTCGCGTCCCTTCGGGATCGTCCGTCGAACTGGACGGCACCCCTGAAGGGAGCGGCCCCTCGGGGACGGTCAGCGACACCTCTTTCTTCTCGCCATCCCCCAGGGTGACGGCCTCTTCCACGGGCTTCATCCCCGTCAAGTACGCCGTGACGCGGTGCTGCCCTGGATCGATGGGACGGAACACACCGATCAGGGCGTCGGGCACCTGCTGCTCATCGATCTTGACCTGGAACTTGCGCCCGCCCGCGCCCTGGACCGAGACCTTCATCGACGCGATGCGCGGCTCGATCGCTGCAAGCTCGTCCCGTGCCTCTTGCTGCGCGTTCCTGAAAGCCCCCGCGGCGGTGGGGGCCAGCTCCTCGCGGATGATCTTGAGGTAGGTCTCCTTGGCCAGCACGAGCCGCCCGAGCTTCGCCTGAGCCCGCGCGACGATGATCAGGTGCGTGGGGGCGTGCATCAGCGCCTCCGCACGGCTGGCGAGATCGATGGCCTCGTCGAACCTGCCTGCCGAGAGCGACTCCGTCGCCTGCGACCAGAGCGACCGCGCCGCTGCTTTGTCCTGATCCGACTGAGCCTGAGCAGCGCCTGCCGGCAAGAGCAACGACAGCGCCAACGCCACCGGAGCGAACCGTCTCACACGCAATCGAGCCTCCACCGGGCGACCGTACCACACCCGTCAGCAGCGGAACCATCTCGCCGAATTTGCCGACCGTGTGCACGGCCGCATCGACGCGTCCGCACATGCGAGGACATCCCTGGCCCGCTCCCATGAAAGCGATGCTGTACCCTTCGCGCCCAGCGCCCAGCCGCTCCGGCCCCCCTTCGCGCATACGGAGGAGCGCTGGCAGTGCACTCGGACCATGCCCCTGTCCCAGGGGGTGCGCGAGGCACTCATCCGGACTCGGCACAACGCCTGCAACGCCCTCGCTCGAACCAACTGCCGAGCAACGGGCTCGCGGCATCTCCCGCAGCCGACTCGGGGGAGAGAATCATGTACATCCTGATGTGGATCGTGTTCGGCCTGGTCGTCGGCGTCATCGCGAAGCTCCTGACACCTGGACGCGAACCTGGAGGGTTCATCTTGACCACGCTGCTCGGCATCGGCGGCGCCGTCGTGGGTGGGTTCCTCGGCCGTGTGATCGGCCTCTACCCGACGTACCAGTCGACTGGGGGCTTCTTCATGTCGATCCTCGGCGCGGTGGTCATTCTCGCCATCTACAACGCGGTCACCAGCCGCCGCTCCAGGACGCTTCGCTGAAGCACCCAGCGGCTCGGGAGCGCGTCCCCCCGGGACGCCTCCCTGACGGACACGGCACCAACGTACGGCGGGGTGGAGCGGTCGAACAGCGGACCGCACGCCCCGCCATTTCCGTCTCTGCGCGGCCAATACCGCGCGCGCAGTAGCGCCTCACTCAATGCGGCCAGCACCGCGCGCGAGTAGCGCCTCACTCAGCGCGACCAACTTCGCGGGCGCAGTAGCATCTGACTCAGCGCCACCGCAGCTTGATGGCGCCGGCAGTGAGCGCGAGCGCCGTCATCAACACGCCTGGGGCCCACCACCACGACGCTCGCTCCCCAGTGTGCGGCACGAGTACGCGCACGGTCGGTCGATCGCGATCCGGGGGCGCGGCCGGCGGAATGCTCGACACCCGCGCGCGCCCGGAGCCCCGGAAGCTCGCCGAGTTTCGCATGGCCCGCGGCAGCGTCCCTTGCCCCGTCACCGCGCGCACCAGCGCAGCGAGCTCGCCTCCTTCAGGAGCCCACGGCCCCTCCCCCAGCGTGACCAGCACCGCGGCCAGCGCCTCCTCCATCTCGAGCGCATCCTCGAAGCGCTGCTGCGGCTCGGGTGACAGCGCCCGCCGCACGGCCTCTTCGAGCAGCGCCGGACACCCCACACCGAGCGACGACAGCGCTGGCACCTCGGTCGCGAGCGCTGCGCGCATCAGCTCGTCGCAATCACGGCCCCGGAACAGCCGCCGCCCGGTGAGCAGCTCGAACAGCAGCACCCCCACGGCAAACAGATCGGTCCGCGCGTCCACCGCCTGCCCGAGCATCTGCTCCGGCGCGAGGTAGCCCGGCGTCCCCTTGATCACCCCCACGCTCGCGATCCGTCGCTCCCCCGAGGGCAGCTCGGATGCCGCATCCTCCGCCTCGTCGCTGCCTTGCGGAGGCCATGACGCCGACCACGGAGCCGACGCGGGGTCTTGCTCTTCACCGAGCCCGGTCGCCTTGGCCACCCCGAAATCCGTCAGCTTCACCTCGCCCTCGAACGACAGCAGCACGTTCCTCGGGCTCACGTCCCGGTGGACCAACCCGAGCGCCTGACCATCCTCCCCGACGAGCGCGTGCGCATGGCCCAGCGCGCGCAGCAGCGCGATCCCGATCGCCACCACATCGCGCAGCGGCACCTGCCGTCCAGTCGCCGCCTGGAAGCGCAGCACTGCCGACAGCGTGCACCCCTCCACGTGCTCCAGTACCAGATGGCTCTTCCCCTCGTGGCGCACGAAGTCGTGGAATCGCACCACGTTCGGGTGCCTCAAGCGGGCGGCGATCCATGCCTCGGCCTGGAATGCCTGCACGGTCGCAGGGTCTGCCTGCATCTCTGGCAAGAGCCGCTTGATCACCACCGGATGCGAAATCCCGCACGGCCCCACGCGACGCGCCAGGAACAGCTCGGCCATGCCTCCCGTCGCCAGCCTGGAGACGATCTCGTAGAACCCGTTGCCGACCGGCAGGGTCTCACGGTCCGAGCGATCCCCTGGCGTGCAGCGAGCCGGACTCCGCGTCCCAGCCCCTCGCCGAGGAACCCACCGCAGGAGCCGATCTCCTGCTCCCCGGTTCTCGAACCCGGCCACACGCACCTTACGCCCACGGAGCCCTACTTCTCGCGGCATCTAGCGGGACGTCTCTCCATCACCAAGCGTGCCAGGCCTCGAGATGGTCCATTTCATGCGTCCGATGAGCGAATCCTGCGCGGTACGGCATCACGCCTCGGCCTCGCGGAGCCAACCGCAGGCCCCCCTCTCCTGCGCTCGTCCGAGCCCCCCGAGCGTGGTCTTGGACGTCGCCCCCTCCCTTCCTCATTCCCGCTCACTGCGCCTGAACCGTCGCGCGAGACACCGTGCCGCGCTCGCGCCCGCCGTGCTGGCCTCGCACGCCGCGACGCCGTCGTCCCCCTTCGACATCCCGGTCCACCTCACCACACGGATCCCGTCCCCTCCATGACTTCCATCGAAGCGAGGCCCCAGCAGCCCATCGGCCAGAGACGCGCTCGCATCCCTCGCCTTCAGCTCGATGTCAGGAGGACGATCGCGTCACTCGATGCATCGAAAACTTCACCAGCGCGAAGGCGTGACGTCGTCTCTCACGCGGTCGGCGCCTCGTCTCTAGATAGCTCGTCTCTAGATAGAAGGAGCCGTCGAGGTGGAGGGGGCCCCCTGCGCCTTCAGCACCTCGGCCCCCGTCTCCGCGGAGGGACGGCTACGCCGCGCGCTGCTCACCGGCCCACCGCGCGCCGCGTCTCCTGTGACCTCACGTCCCCCCCCTGGCACCGACTGCGGCGCATCGCTCCCCGAGCCGCTCCCGGGTGCCGAGGGAGGCGATGCGCTCACGGGCGGCTGTCGCCGGAGCAACGTGCGCAGCTCTTCCCACGACACCGCCCTCAAGGCCAGCGCGAGTCCCGCGTACGACAGCGCCCCCACCGCAATCGCCAGCCACATCCCCCCGATCATCCGCCCGCCGTAGGCCACGGCCGTCATCAGCGCCGTCGCCACCGCCATCGCCGCCACCCGCC is part of the Chondromyces crocatus genome and encodes:
- a CDS encoding phosphodiester glycosidase family protein, with the translated sequence MGGVGIVVTGGLWYAIHQVPGFAPAVVDGVRAVVGPEPIAWIEDVAYGMADRVNQLRYGTTPPKTFWEEPALPTEETEEDAILPASVTVPVAASERAAPLPFTPPYKKVATAADGTWIPIAHADDRGGDPILWKSVVHPDPRRGFAAVAVVAIDLRAAEIRLVAGTQEPVAVHKLPDELRPGVVPQERTDDLLAAFNGGFKAMHGNYGMMLDGVKFLPPRKRACTIAFHREGGVRIRTWSALKADAPSFTSYRQTPPCLVEQGNLNAGLSESNRNWGSTVSGETIIRRSALGIDETGRFMFYGLGEAVSSETMGRAMKTAGAHDAAQLDVNHAYPRFLLYTHGVAGEPPIAESSLIPDVNFKATEYVTDPSPRDFFYVARRKTAS
- a CDS encoding serine/threonine-protein kinase, with product MSLAPGEIVDGKYRIVRLLGQGGMGEVYEGENTRIRRRVAIKVLHATISAQDESVTRFEREAQAAARIGSDHICEVLDLGALADGTRYMVMEYLDGETLGARIKNSGRLPPDRLIPIMAQVLDGLGAAHAAGIVHRDLKPDNIFILQRKAGLSDFVKILDFGVSKFSQLGGDEMNVTRVGAVVGTPYYMSPEQARGLSVDHRSDVYALGVLLYQAATGQVPFQAATFNELLFKIALEPAPPPQHFVPDLDPDFAAIIQRAMAREGSYRYQSCAEMKDALVAWAASRPHLATAGPLLQAAVAQRPQTQAHPVMPAPGNISAPGFTPAPGHLNAPTFTPAPGHLSAPTFTPAPGNISAPNITPAPGNISAPGFTPAPGHLHAPGFTPAPGHLNAPNLGGPPTGGSLPPGGGAWGNASAPIGVPAPHTASTWGDTSSATTQKKPSKGTTFALLGVGGVVLLGGVLAVLFTSKPTDPGRSPATTPSVAESAPIASAGTPPSPEPPPTAAPIETASAPSTATPAETVAAIDTAAPAATQQTSPPTGTWPPAVRTPPSNTSRPQTPPVTSTKPRTGNAADPGY
- a CDS encoding GlsB/YeaQ/YmgE family stress response membrane protein produces the protein MYILMWIVFGLVVGVIAKLLTPGREPGGFILTTLLGIGGAVVGGFLGRVIGLYPTYQSTGGFFMSILGAVVILAIYNAVTSRRSRTLR
- a CDS encoding serine/threonine-protein kinase, with product MAGFENRGAGDRLLRWVPRRGAGTRSPARCTPGDRSDRETLPVGNGFYEIVSRLATGGMAELFLARRVGPCGISHPVVIKRLLPEMQADPATVQAFQAEAWIAARLRHPNVVRFHDFVRHEGKSHLVLEHVEGCTLSAVLRFQAATGRQVPLRDVVAIGIALLRALGHAHALVGEDGQALGLVHRDVSPRNVLLSFEGEVKLTDFGVAKATGLGEEQDPASAPWSASWPPQGSDEAEDAASELPSGERRIASVGVIKGTPGYLAPEQMLGQAVDARTDLFAVGVLLFELLTGRRLFRGRDCDELMRAALATEVPALSSLGVGCPALLEEAVRRALSPEPQQRFEDALEMEEALAAVLVTLGEGPWAPEGGELAALVRAVTGQGTLPRAMRNSASFRGSGRARVSSIPPAAPPDRDRPTVRVLVPHTGERASWWWAPGVLMTALALTAGAIKLRWR